Proteins from one Stenotrophomonas aracearum genomic window:
- a CDS encoding YbdD/YjiX family protein: MGTGLVPVGQYQAHRRIWRRLVQTARLCCGIPDYDNYVRHVLEKHPDRTPMDYKTFFRERQEARYGGRNGGRCC, encoded by the coding sequence ATGGGTACGGGTCTGGTTCCGGTCGGGCAGTACCAGGCGCATCGCCGGATCTGGCGGCGCCTGGTGCAGACGGCACGGTTGTGCTGTGGCATTCCCGACTACGACAACTATGTGCGGCACGTGCTGGAGAAGCATCCGGACCGCACGCCGATGGACTACAAGACGTTCTTCCGGGAGCGTCAGGAGGCTCGGTACGGTGGGCGGAATGGCGGTCGTTGTTGCTGA
- a CDS encoding sensor histidine kinase yields the protein MSLRKPAPLHRRLLWWLLGYLALISLAVFSVGNYVHEHAEHAAWRALLNSELDSIVSHIEHEPHYRWQDSDTLRLFTIDDRPEVPAILRSLHPGLHDGIDIDGRSAAVMVRDTENQGRLALALDINDFHELEEFATRWVMLAGVVMIFVTVVMASFGVSRLVSPLRSLARRIDGLKPGVPGQRVDVDPRGSSELYVIAAALNDYLARNEQFVERERVFISTTSHELRTPIAVITGAAELALEQPGVPDRARHQMQRVHRTAQGVEQLIQLLLVLARDPARLAALKERIALDQLVPEIIEDHRHLMGDKDLQITVSHLARVDIVAPLGVVQAAIGNLLRNAIENSGRGTITLSVSERGVVILQDPGEGMSPEEIAAVYARMARGDRNEQSGIGLELIARLCEHLGWLLTLEQSQPRGTRVILDLGASLP from the coding sequence ATGAGCCTGCGTAAGCCCGCACCGCTGCACCGGCGCCTGTTGTGGTGGTTGCTGGGCTACCTGGCCTTGATCTCGCTGGCGGTGTTCAGCGTGGGCAACTACGTGCACGAACATGCCGAGCATGCTGCTTGGCGCGCGCTGCTCAATTCCGAACTGGACAGCATCGTCAGCCACATTGAACACGAACCGCACTACCGCTGGCAGGATTCGGACACCCTGCGTCTGTTCACCATCGACGACCGTCCCGAGGTGCCGGCGATCCTGCGCAGCCTGCATCCCGGCCTGCACGACGGCATCGACATCGACGGCCGTTCGGCCGCTGTCATGGTGCGCGACACCGAGAACCAGGGGCGCCTGGCGCTGGCGCTGGACATCAACGACTTCCACGAACTGGAAGAGTTCGCCACGCGCTGGGTGATGCTGGCCGGCGTGGTGATGATCTTCGTCACCGTGGTCATGGCCTCGTTCGGGGTCAGTCGCCTGGTCAGCCCGTTGCGTTCGCTGGCCCGGCGCATCGACGGCCTCAAACCCGGCGTGCCGGGGCAGCGCGTCGATGTCGACCCGCGCGGCAGTTCCGAGCTGTACGTGATCGCCGCCGCGCTCAACGACTACCTGGCCCGCAACGAACAGTTCGTCGAACGCGAACGGGTGTTCATCAGCACCACCAGCCACGAACTGCGAACGCCCATCGCCGTGATCACCGGCGCGGCCGAACTGGCGCTCGAACAACCCGGCGTACCCGACCGCGCACGCCATCAGATGCAGCGCGTGCACCGCACCGCGCAGGGCGTGGAGCAGCTGATCCAGCTGCTGCTGGTGCTGGCCCGCGACCCGGCACGCCTGGCCGCGCTGAAAGAGCGCATCGCGCTTGACCAGCTGGTCCCGGAGATCATCGAAGACCACCGCCACCTGATGGGCGACAAGGACCTGCAGATCACCGTAAGCCACCTGGCGCGCGTGGACATCGTCGCGCCGCTCGGCGTGGTCCAGGCCGCCATCGGCAACCTGCTGCGCAACGCCATCGAAAACAGCGGCCGCGGCACCATCACCCTCAGCGTCTCCGAGCGCGGCGTGGTCATCCTGCAGGACCCGGGCGAGGGCATGAGCCCGGAAGAGATCGCCGCCGTATACGCACGCATGGCACGCGGCGACCGCAACGAACAGAGCGGCATCGGCCTGGAGCTGATCGCACGCCTGTGCGAACACCTCGGCTGGCTGCTGACCCTCGAACAGAGCCAGCCGCGCGGGACCCGCGTGATCCTCGACCTGGGTGCCTCGCTGCCCTGA
- a CDS encoding DUF819 domain-containing protein, with protein sequence MPTEPSTALITNDIVGLGLIAATLALIFWAASGPTPLLKKIFAWVPALLLCYFIPAIYNTAGLIDGHNTALYNPIARDVLLPAALVLLTLSIDLKGVLKLGPKLLVVFCAGTFGIMLGAVVSFQLMSWIHPETVAGDTWAGMAALAGSWIGGGANMVAMREVFGTDATTFGQFAVVDVACASLWMAVLLFLANRATQIDTRNGADTRAIDEMKARISAYEAQNARIPTLTDLMLIVGVALGGVGLAHAIAAPLSAWFKANISWASQFSLDSAFVWVVLLSTLLGLGLSFTRARTLESAGASRLGTVFLYFLIACIGMQMNLLSLLDRPWLFLLGVIWMLTHILVLWTVAKLVRAPLFFFGIGSMGNIGAAASAPVVAAAFHPSLAPVGVLLGTVGYATGTGLAYVTGLILKWMAGA encoded by the coding sequence ATGCCGACCGAACCCAGTACCGCCCTCATCACCAACGACATCGTTGGCCTTGGCCTCATCGCCGCCACCCTGGCCCTGATCTTCTGGGCCGCCAGCGGCCCGACCCCGCTGCTGAAAAAGATCTTCGCCTGGGTCCCCGCACTGCTGCTGTGCTACTTCATCCCGGCCATCTACAACACCGCCGGCCTGATCGACGGCCACAACACCGCCCTGTACAACCCCATCGCCCGCGACGTCCTGCTGCCCGCCGCACTGGTGCTGCTGACCCTGTCGATCGACCTCAAAGGCGTGCTCAAGCTGGGCCCCAAACTGCTCGTCGTGTTCTGCGCCGGCACCTTCGGCATCATGCTCGGCGCCGTGGTCTCCTTCCAGCTGATGTCCTGGATCCACCCCGAAACCGTGGCCGGCGACACCTGGGCCGGCATGGCCGCCCTGGCGGGCAGCTGGATCGGCGGCGGCGCCAACATGGTCGCCATGCGCGAAGTGTTCGGCACCGACGCCACCACCTTCGGCCAGTTCGCCGTCGTCGACGTCGCCTGCGCCAGCCTGTGGATGGCCGTCCTGCTGTTCCTCGCCAACCGCGCCACCCAGATCGACACCCGCAACGGCGCCGACACCCGCGCCATCGACGAAATGAAAGCGCGCATCAGCGCCTACGAGGCCCAGAACGCCCGCATTCCCACCCTCACCGACCTCATGCTGATCGTCGGCGTCGCCCTCGGCGGGGTAGGGCTGGCCCATGCCATTGCCGCACCCCTGAGCGCCTGGTTCAAAGCCAACATCAGCTGGGCCAGCCAGTTCAGCCTCGACAGCGCCTTCGTCTGGGTCGTCCTGCTCTCCACCCTGCTGGGCCTCGGCCTCAGTTTCACCCGCGCACGCACGCTGGAATCCGCCGGCGCCTCGCGCCTCGGCACCGTGTTCCTCTACTTCCTGATCGCCTGCATCGGCATGCAGATGAACCTGCTCTCGCTGCTCGACCGGCCCTGGCTGTTCCTGCTCGGCGTGATCTGGATGCTCACCCATATCCTGGTGCTGTGGACGGTGGCCAAGCTGGTAAGAGCGCCGCTGTTCTTCTTCGGCATTGGTTCGATGGGGAACATTGGTGCCGCCGCATCGGCGCCGGTGGTGGCAGCCGCATTCCACCCAAGCCTTGCGCCCGTGGGCGTGTTGTTGGGCACGGTGGGGTACGCAACGGGTACCGGTCTTGCGTATGTGACCGGATTGATTTTGAAGTGGATGGCGGGCGCCTAA
- a CDS encoding carbon starvation CstA family protein — translation MKGFSKLGWAALALLGAFCLGTVALRRGESINALWIVVAAVSIYLIAYRFYSLFIADKVMQLDPTRATPAVLNNDGLDYVPTNKHVLFGHHFAAIAGAGPLVGPVLAAQMGYLPGLLWLVVGVVLAGAVQDFMVLFISSRRNGRSLGDLVREEMGQVPGTIALFGAFLIMIIILAVLAMVVVKALAESPWGMFTVIATMPIAILMGVYMRYIRPGKIGEISVVGLILLLLAIWYGGRVAADPVWGPAFTFTGVQITWMLIGYGFVASVLPVWLLLAPRDYLSTFLKIGTIVALAIGILIVMPELKMPALTQFAASGDGPVWKGGMFPFLFITIACGAVSGFHALIASGTTPKLLANESHMRYIGYGGMLMESFVAVMALVAASIIDPGIYFAMNSPAAVIGADAASAAHYITTTWGFTITPEQLEATALAIGEPTILHRAGGAPTLAVGIAQILHQAIPSGSNAMMAFWYHFAILFEALFILTAVDAGTRAGRFMLQDLLGNFIPALKKTESWTANIIATAGCVALWGYLLYTGVVDPFGGIQTLWPLFGISNQMLAGIALMLGTVVLFKMKRDRYAWVTAVPAVWLLICTTYAGLIKIFDSNPSQGFLAQAHKYQDAIASGTITAPAKTVGQMQQIVVNAYVNTGLTVLFLFVVFAILAYAIKTIVVARRSPQRTDRETEYVALQPHQMADL, via the coding sequence ATGAAAGGTTTTTCCAAGCTGGGCTGGGCGGCGCTCGCGCTGCTCGGCGCATTCTGTCTGGGCACCGTCGCGTTGCGACGGGGCGAGTCCATCAACGCGCTGTGGATCGTTGTTGCTGCAGTCTCGATCTATCTGATCGCGTATCGCTTCTACAGCCTATTCATCGCCGACAAGGTGATGCAGCTGGACCCGACCCGGGCGACGCCTGCGGTGCTCAACAACGACGGCCTGGATTACGTCCCGACCAACAAGCACGTGCTGTTCGGCCACCATTTCGCGGCGATCGCAGGCGCAGGTCCGCTGGTCGGCCCGGTGCTGGCGGCACAGATGGGCTACCTGCCCGGCCTGTTGTGGCTGGTGGTCGGCGTGGTGCTGGCCGGTGCGGTGCAGGACTTCATGGTGCTGTTCATTTCCAGCCGCCGCAACGGGCGTTCGCTGGGTGACCTGGTGCGCGAGGAAATGGGCCAGGTGCCCGGGACGATCGCGTTGTTCGGTGCGTTCCTGATCATGATCATCATCCTGGCGGTGCTGGCGATGGTGGTGGTGAAGGCGCTGGCGGAAAGTCCGTGGGGCATGTTCACGGTGATTGCGACGATGCCGATCGCGATCCTGATGGGCGTGTACATGCGCTACATCCGGCCGGGCAAGATCGGTGAGATTTCGGTGGTGGGGTTGATCCTGCTGCTGCTGGCGATCTGGTACGGCGGCCGTGTGGCGGCGGACCCGGTCTGGGGCCCGGCGTTCACGTTCACGGGCGTGCAGATCACGTGGATGCTGATCGGGTACGGGTTCGTGGCGTCGGTGCTGCCGGTGTGGCTGCTGCTGGCACCGCGCGATTACCTGTCGACGTTCCTGAAGATCGGTACGATCGTGGCGCTGGCGATCGGCATCCTGATCGTGATGCCGGAGCTGAAGATGCCGGCGCTGACGCAGTTCGCGGCGAGCGGCGATGGTCCGGTGTGGAAGGGCGGGATGTTCCCGTTCCTGTTCATCACCATTGCGTGTGGTGCGGTGTCGGGCTTCCATGCGCTGATCGCGTCGGGTACGACGCCGAAGCTGCTGGCCAATGAAAGCCACATGCGCTACATCGGCTACGGCGGCATGCTGATGGAGTCGTTCGTGGCGGTGATGGCGCTGGTGGCGGCGTCGATCATCGATCCGGGCATCTACTTTGCGATGAACAGTCCGGCAGCGGTGATCGGTGCCGATGCGGCGTCGGCGGCGCACTACATCACCACGACGTGGGGCTTCACGATCACGCCGGAACAGCTTGAGGCGACGGCGCTTGCCATTGGCGAGCCGACCATCCTGCATCGTGCGGGGGGTGCGCCGACGCTGGCGGTGGGTATCGCGCAGATCCTGCACCAGGCGATTCCGAGCGGCAGCAACGCGATGATGGCGTTCTGGTACCACTTCGCGATCCTGTTCGAGGCGCTGTTCATCCTGACGGCGGTGGACGCGGGTACGCGTGCGGGCCGCTTCATGCTGCAGGACCTGCTGGGCAACTTCATCCCGGCGCTGAAGAAGACGGAGTCGTGGACGGCGAACATCATCGCGACGGCGGGCTGCGTGGCGCTGTGGGGCTACCTGCTGTACACGGGCGTGGTGGATCCGTTCGGTGGCATCCAGACGCTGTGGCCGCTGTTCGGCATCTCGAACCAGATGCTGGCGGGTATCGCGCTGATGCTGGGTACGGTGGTGCTGTTCAAGATGAAGCGTGATCGGTATGCGTGGGTGACGGCGGTGCCGGCGGTGTGGCTGCTGATCTGCACGACGTATGCGGGTCTGATCAAGATCTTCGACAGCAATCCGTCGCAGGGCTTCCTGGCGCAGGCGCACAAGTACCAGGATGCGATTGCGAGCGGGACGATCACGGCGCCGGCGAAGACGGTGGGGCAGATGCAGCAGATCGTGGTGAATGCATACGTGAACACGGGCCTGACGGTGCTGTTCCTGTTCGTGGTGTTCGCGATCCTGGCGTATGCGATCAAGACGATCGTGGTGGCGCGTCGTTCGCCGCAGCGTACGGATCGTGAAACGGAGTACGTGGCGCTGCAGCCGCACCAGATGGCGGACCTGTGA
- a CDS encoding pirin family protein — translation MSTSPARVQRTIRGMPTSDGAGVRLTRVIGGPSLPDLDPFLLLDEFGTDRAEDYIAGFPSHPHRGFETVTYMLDGRMRHKDNHGNEGLLTPGSVQWMTAGRGLVHSEMPEQESGRMRGFQLWVNLPARDKMTDPTYQEFAPDRIPVVQPAPGVQVKVIAGQVGDTVGPIVQPATDPLYLDVELAAGSGWDYLLPEGHNAFAYVFEGDLVVGEGDDARPVGRQDMAVLGGGERLQLRAGTGGARLILVAGRPLREPVMRHGPFVMNTKQELMQAFVDFQEGRF, via the coding sequence ATGAGCACCTCCCCCGCACGCGTGCAGCGCACCATCCGCGGCATGCCCACGTCCGACGGCGCCGGCGTGCGCCTGACCCGGGTGATCGGCGGCCCCTCGCTGCCCGACCTGGACCCGTTCCTGCTGCTGGACGAATTCGGCACCGACCGTGCCGAGGACTATATCGCCGGCTTCCCGAGCCACCCGCACCGTGGCTTCGAGACCGTCACCTACATGCTCGACGGCCGCATGCGCCACAAGGACAACCATGGCAACGAAGGCCTGCTGACCCCGGGCAGCGTGCAGTGGATGACCGCCGGGCGCGGCCTGGTGCACTCGGAGATGCCCGAGCAGGAATCCGGCCGGATGCGCGGCTTCCAGCTGTGGGTGAACCTGCCCGCGCGCGACAAGATGACCGACCCGACGTACCAGGAATTCGCCCCCGACCGCATTCCGGTGGTGCAGCCGGCGCCGGGCGTGCAGGTCAAGGTGATTGCCGGGCAGGTCGGCGACACCGTCGGCCCGATCGTGCAGCCGGCCACCGACCCGCTGTACCTGGATGTTGAGCTTGCCGCCGGCAGCGGCTGGGACTACCTGCTGCCCGAAGGCCACAACGCGTTCGCCTATGTGTTCGAAGGCGACCTGGTGGTGGGCGAGGGCGACGATGCCCGCCCGGTCGGCCGGCAGGACATGGCCGTGCTCGGGGGTGGCGAGCGGCTGCAGCTGCGCGCAGGCACGGGCGGTGCGCGCCTGATCCTGGTCGCGGGGCGTCCGCTGCGCGAACCGGTCATGCGCCACGGGCCGTTCGTGATGAACACGAAGCAGGAACTGATGCAGGCCTTCGTGGATTTCCAGGAAGGCCGCTTTTAA
- the aqpZ gene encoding aquaporin Z: protein MSMGKRVVAEFLGTFWLVLGGCGSAVLAAKFGGDGNPLGIGFVGVALAFGLTVLTGAYAFGHISGGHFNPAVSVGLWAGGRFPARDLLPYIVAQVLGGLLAAFILLQIASGAPGFQIDGSQAGAFASNGYGTLSPGGYSVAAAFLCEVVLTAMFLVVIMGATHPRAPAGFGPLAIGLALTLIHLISIPVTNTSVNPARSTAVAVFAGSGALGQLWLFWVAPLLGGLIGGIAYKWIGAEPSLR from the coding sequence ATGAGCATGGGCAAGCGCGTGGTTGCCGAATTCCTCGGCACGTTCTGGCTGGTGTTGGGCGGCTGTGGAAGCGCCGTCCTCGCCGCGAAATTCGGCGGCGATGGCAACCCGCTCGGCATCGGTTTCGTAGGCGTTGCACTCGCCTTCGGCCTCACTGTCCTGACCGGCGCTTACGCGTTCGGCCATATCTCCGGCGGCCACTTCAACCCGGCGGTGAGTGTCGGGCTGTGGGCCGGCGGCCGCTTCCCCGCCCGCGACCTGCTGCCCTACATCGTGGCCCAGGTGCTGGGCGGCCTGCTCGCCGCCTTCATCCTGCTGCAGATCGCCTCGGGCGCGCCCGGTTTCCAGATCGACGGCAGCCAGGCCGGTGCTTTCGCCAGCAACGGCTACGGCACGCTGTCGCCCGGCGGGTACAGCGTGGCCGCCGCGTTCCTGTGCGAAGTGGTGCTCACCGCGATGTTCCTGGTGGTCATCATGGGCGCGACCCACCCCCGCGCTCCGGCCGGGTTCGGCCCCCTTGCCATCGGCCTGGCCCTGACCCTCATCCACCTCATCAGCATCCCGGTCACCAATACCTCGGTGAATCCGGCCCGCTCCACGGCGGTGGCGGTGTTCGCGGGCAGCGGCGCGCTCGGCCAGCTGTGGCTGTTCTGGGTGGCCCCGTTGCTGGGCGGCCTGATCGGCGGCATCGCGTACAAATGGATCGGAGCCGAGCCCTCACTTCGCTAA